A portion of the Segatella copri DSM 18205 genome contains these proteins:
- a CDS encoding phosphoribosylaminoimidazolecarboxamide formyltransferase, with amino-acid sequence MKELALKYGCNPNQKPSRIYMDDGRELPIEVINGRPGYINFLDAFNSWQLVKELKAATGMPAAASFKHVSPAGAAIGLPLSDTLKKIYFVDDVKFELSPLACAYARARGADRMCSYGDFVALSDVCDEATALLIKREVSDGVIAPGYTPEAIEVLKEKRKGTYCVIKIDPDYVPAPIERKQVFGVTFEQGRNEVKLDDPALFEDVPTKNKTFTPEAKRDLIISLITLKYTQSNSVCYVKDGQAIGIGAGQQSRIHCTRLAGSKADEWWLRQCPKVMNLPFKEKIRRADRDNTINVYISDEWEDVLQDGVWEQFFTEKPEPLTREEKKAWIAQNKGVSVGSDAFFPFGDNIERAHKSGVEYIAEAGGSIRDDNVIDTCDKYGIAMAFTHVRLFHH; translated from the coding sequence ATGAAAGAATTAGCACTTAAGTACGGATGTAATCCAAATCAGAAACCTTCTCGCATCTATATGGATGACGGAAGGGAGCTTCCTATCGAAGTGATCAACGGCCGTCCTGGCTACATCAACTTCCTGGATGCCTTCAATTCCTGGCAATTGGTCAAGGAGCTCAAGGCTGCTACAGGAATGCCTGCTGCCGCTAGTTTCAAACACGTTTCTCCTGCCGGTGCAGCTATCGGCTTGCCTCTGAGCGACACATTGAAGAAGATTTACTTCGTTGATGATGTCAAGTTTGAGCTCTCTCCATTGGCTTGTGCCTATGCTCGTGCCCGTGGCGCTGACCGCATGTGCTCTTATGGCGACTTTGTTGCGCTGAGCGATGTATGCGACGAGGCTACAGCCCTCCTCATCAAGCGTGAGGTGAGCGATGGTGTCATTGCTCCTGGCTATACTCCTGAGGCTATCGAGGTTCTGAAGGAAAAGCGCAAGGGTACCTACTGCGTTATCAAGATTGATCCTGACTATGTGCCAGCTCCTATCGAGCGCAAGCAGGTGTTCGGTGTTACCTTCGAACAGGGACGCAACGAGGTGAAGCTTGATGATCCTGCTCTCTTCGAGGATGTTCCTACCAAGAACAAGACTTTCACTCCTGAGGCTAAGCGCGATCTGATTATCTCGCTCATCACCCTGAAGTATACTCAGAGTAACTCTGTATGCTACGTAAAGGATGGTCAGGCTATCGGTATCGGTGCCGGTCAGCAGAGCCGTATCCACTGTACCCGTCTGGCTGGTTCTAAGGCTGATGAGTGGTGGTTGCGCCAGTGTCCTAAGGTGATGAACCTGCCTTTCAAGGAGAAGATCCGTCGTGCCGACCGCGACAATACCATCAATGTCTATATCTCTGATGAGTGGGAGGATGTATTGCAGGACGGCGTTTGGGAGCAGTTCTTTACGGAGAAGCCTGAGCCATTGACCCGCGAGGAGAAGAAGGCTTGGATTGCCCAGAACAAGGGTGTATCTGTAGGTAGTGATGCTTTCTTCCCATTCGGCGACAATATTGAGCGTGCTCACAAGAGTGGTGTTGAATACATAGCAGAAGCAGGCGGTAGTATCCGTGACGATAATGTTATTGATACCTGCGACAAGTACGGCATCGCCATGGCGTTTACTCACGTTCGCCTCTTCCATCACTAA
- the rplS gene encoding 50S ribosomal protein L19, with translation MDLIKVAEEAFATGKKFPEFKAGDTITVAYKIVEGTKERIQLYRGVVIKISGHGDKKRFTVRKMSGTVGVERIFPIESPAIDSIEVNKRGKVRRAKLYYLRKLTGKKARIAEKKTVAKGEE, from the coding sequence ATGGATTTGATTAAAGTTGCTGAAGAAGCATTTGCAACCGGCAAGAAGTTCCCTGAGTTCAAGGCAGGTGATACTATCACAGTCGCTTACAAAATCGTCGAGGGTACTAAGGAGCGTATCCAGCTCTATCGTGGTGTTGTTATCAAGATCTCTGGTCATGGTGACAAGAAGCGTTTCACAGTTCGCAAGATGTCTGGTACTGTAGGTGTTGAGCGTATCTTCCCTATCGAGTCACCAGCTATCGATTCTATCGAGGTGAACAAGCGTGGTAAGGTTCGTCGCGCTAAGTTGTATTACTTGCGTAAGCTTACTGGTAAGAAGGCTCGTATCGCTGAGAAGAAGACTGTAGCTAAGGGTGAAGAATAA